A stretch of the Fusobacterium varium genome encodes the following:
- the rbsK gene encoding ribokinase: MKKVVVAGSINMDLVTVCERAPKGGETLFGKEFFQVPGGKGANQAVAIGKLGTQVTMLGKIGNDSFGKDLISSMNDSGVNTEYIENSALSTGIAKIIVEENGQNRILVVSGANMDVDRAYIDRHIEVINNADILVTQLEIPMDTVEYVLKKAKEAGKTTILNPAPATLLNDEIIKNSDIIIPNESELGIMTGMSTNTLEEIEAAAQKLLNMGVKELIVTLGSQGSLHLNKKGSILHTAYKVKAVDTTAAGDSFIGGLVKNIQGDNLDKAIEFATKVSAITVTRKGAQISIPTIKEVENFKGEKNEKK, from the coding sequence ATGAAAAAAGTTGTAGTTGCAGGAAGTATAAATATGGACTTGGTAACAGTTTGTGAAAGAGCTCCAAAGGGAGGAGAAACTCTTTTTGGAAAAGAATTTTTTCAAGTACCAGGTGGAAAAGGAGCTAATCAGGCTGTTGCTATTGGAAAATTAGGAACTCAAGTTACAATGCTTGGCAAAATAGGAAATGATTCATTTGGTAAAGATCTTATATCATCTATGAATGACAGTGGGGTCAATACTGAATATATAGAAAATTCTGCCTTGTCTACTGGAATAGCTAAAATAATAGTTGAAGAGAATGGTCAAAATAGAATACTTGTTGTATCTGGTGCAAATATGGATGTAGACAGAGCATATATAGACAGACATATAGAAGTTATAAATAATGCAGATATTCTTGTTACACAACTTGAAATACCTATGGATACAGTGGAATATGTATTAAAAAAGGCTAAGGAAGCTGGAAAAACGACTATATTAAACCCTGCTCCTGCTACTCTGCTGAATGATGAAATCATAAAAAATAGTGATATAATTATTCCTAATGAAAGTGAACTTGGTATTATGACTGGTATGTCTACAAACACTTTAGAAGAAATAGAAGCTGCTGCTCAAAAACTTTTAAATATGGGAGTAAAAGAACTTATTGTTACTCTTGGAAGTCAAGGTTCTCTTCATTTAAATAAAAAAGGTTCTATACTTCATACTGCTTATAAAGTAAAAGCTGTGGATACTACTGCTGCTGGTGATAGTTTTATTGGTGGTCTTGTAAAAAATATTCAAGGTGATAATTTAGATAAAGCTATTGAATTTGCTACAAAAGTTTCTGCCATAACTGTAACAAGAAAAGGAGCTCAAATATCAATACCAACTATTAAAGAAGTTGAAAATTTCAAAGGAGAAAAGAATGAAAAAAAGTAG
- a CDS encoding ABC transporter ATP-binding protein: protein MEKEIVLKMTEIIKTFPGVKALNGAHLNIYRGRVMALLGENGAGKSTLIKIMTGIYQMDSGNIYLGNEKVNFKNVTDSQERGIAVIHQELNLIPELSITENIFLGRELTNNFGKIDAKLMDKEARFLLDKLNVTESEKTLIKNLTIGKMQMVEIAKALSQNAKIIVMDEPTDALTDSETESLFEVIRELTKEKKSIVYISHRLKEIPEICDDITIMRDGKFICEKEVKDIDEEFIIRNMVGRSLDEQFPRVNVKKGKEVLKVKNLKNDFIDDISFTLHESEILGISGLMGAGRSELVKTIYGHLKKHSGQVLLNGSEKNIKSAQEGISNGIAYVSEDRKGDGLVLGLSVKENMTISSLKFFSTFFKINKKSEKNSVEDYVEKFSIKTPTIDQKIKNLSGGNQQKVAIAKALLTNPKILILDEPTRGVDVGAKKEIYDFINELKKKGLSIIIVSSEMPEILGLSDRILVIHNHKITGEFTGKEATQEKIMRCAVGGNNV, encoded by the coding sequence ATGGAAAAAGAAATAGTTTTAAAAATGACTGAAATTATCAAAACTTTCCCTGGTGTAAAGGCCCTCAATGGTGCCCATTTAAATATATATCGTGGAAGAGTAATGGCTCTTTTAGGAGAAAATGGAGCTGGGAAGTCTACCCTTATCAAAATTATGACTGGTATATATCAAATGGACAGTGGGAATATCTATCTGGGAAATGAAAAAGTAAATTTTAAAAATGTAACAGATTCGCAGGAAAGAGGAATTGCTGTTATTCATCAGGAATTAAACCTGATTCCAGAGCTAAGTATAACAGAAAATATCTTTTTAGGAAGAGAACTTACAAACAACTTTGGAAAAATAGATGCTAAACTTATGGATAAAGAAGCAAGATTTTTACTTGATAAATTAAATGTCACTGAAAGCGAAAAAACATTAATTAAAAATCTTACTATTGGAAAAATGCAAATGGTCGAAATAGCTAAAGCCTTATCTCAAAATGCTAAAATAATAGTAATGGATGAGCCTACTGATGCTCTTACTGACAGTGAAACTGAAAGTCTTTTTGAAGTAATCAGAGAACTTACAAAAGAAAAGAAAAGTATTGTATATATCTCTCACAGATTAAAAGAAATTCCAGAAATATGTGATGATATTACAATAATGAGAGATGGAAAATTTATATGTGAAAAAGAAGTAAAAGATATTGATGAAGAATTTATTATTAGAAATATGGTAGGAAGATCTCTTGATGAACAATTTCCCAGAGTAAATGTAAAAAAGGGAAAAGAAGTTCTAAAAGTAAAAAATCTTAAAAATGACTTTATAGATGATATCTCATTTACGCTTCATGAAAGTGAAATACTAGGAATATCTGGTCTTATGGGAGCTGGAAGAAGTGAACTTGTAAAAACTATCTATGGTCATTTAAAAAAGCATTCAGGGCAGGTATTGCTCAATGGTTCTGAAAAAAATATAAAGTCAGCTCAAGAAGGTATTTCTAATGGAATTGCCTATGTATCTGAAGACAGAAAAGGTGATGGTCTTGTTCTTGGGTTAAGTGTTAAAGAAAATATGACTATATCTTCTTTAAAATTCTTTTCAACTTTCTTTAAAATTAATAAAAAAAGTGAAAAAAACAGTGTAGAAGATTATGTAGAGAAATTTAGTATTAAAACTCCAACTATTGATCAGAAAATTAAAAATCTGAGTGGAGGAAATCAACAGAAAGTAGCTATTGCTAAAGCTTTACTAACTAATCCTAAGATACTTATATTAGATGAACCTACAAGAGGAGTAGATGTGGGAGCTAAAAAAGAGATATATGACTTCATTAATGAATTAAAGAAAAAAGGATTAAGCATCATCATTGTTTCCTCTGAAATGCCTGAAATTCTTGGACTTAGTGATAGAATATTAGTTATTCATAATCATAAAATAACTGGTGAATTCACAGGTAAAGAGGCAACACAGGAAAAAATAATGAGATGTGCAGTAGGAGGAAATAATGTTTAA
- the rbsD gene encoding D-ribose pyranase yields MKKSRLLNSELSYEIAKIGHTAHITLCDAGLPIPQNVKRIDLAVEAGLPGFIKVLNPVLSEMQVEEIILAEEIKEKNMFMYESIMKSFKEAGMNPKVVFVPHEEFKKITHNSEVIVRTGECSPYANIILKSGVVF; encoded by the coding sequence ATGAAAAAAAGTAGATTACTAAATAGTGAATTATCTTATGAAATTGCAAAAATTGGACATACAGCTCATATTACTCTTTGTGATGCTGGTCTTCCTATCCCACAAAATGTCAAAAGAATAGATTTAGCTGTAGAAGCTGGTCTTCCAGGATTTATTAAAGTATTAAACCCTGTACTTAGCGAAATGCAGGTAGAAGAAATCATTCTTGCTGAAGAAATAAAAGAAAAAAATATGTTTATGTATGAATCAATCATGAAATCATTTAAAGAAGCAGGTATGAATCCTAAAGTTGTTTTTGTTCCTCATGAAGAGTTTAAAAAAATTACTCATAATAGTGAGGTTATTGTAAGAACTGGAGAATGTTCTCCATATGCAAATATAATACTAAAATCAGGAGTAGTATTTTAG
- a CDS encoding putative transcriptional regulator — protein sequence MKDIAAHLGISVATVSRTINGSENINSETKKRILAFVEKKGYTPNVIARNLSKMENNTIALLVPNISNPFFASLINNICANFAKSDYQIALYNTSEDIELEKKAIKNIIGQRIAGVIAILINGKYEENPLLPLINYNIPVFLLDRDIKDYTLPGIFLDNYIGAYKVVTELLNRGHRDIAIITGDLSSLNAEERLKGYINAHLDMNIPYSKTNIHEGDFLFESGYKAGKKILNTSATAVFASNNLMLLGFLKAMKAVDKEMELSCFEEIEYLEVLGINIISCKIPLDIIGEKTYSLFFTDKNKRKKTYIEPILIKNRKEF from the coding sequence ATGAAAGACATTGCAGCTCATCTTGGGATTTCAGTAGCCACTGTTTCCAGAACTATTAATGGAAGTGAAAATATCAATTCTGAAACTAAAAAAAGAATTTTAGCATTTGTAGAGAAAAAAGGTTATACTCCGAATGTTATTGCACGAAACCTCTCTAAAATGGAAAATAATACCATTGCTCTTTTAGTTCCTAATATCAGCAATCCATTTTTTGCCTCACTTATCAATAACATATGTGCAAATTTTGCTAAAAGTGATTACCAAATAGCTCTTTACAATACATCTGAAGATATTGAATTAGAAAAAAAAGCCATAAAAAATATAATTGGACAAAGAATAGCTGGTGTTATTGCTATTCTTATCAATGGAAAATATGAAGAAAATCCCCTTCTCCCACTTATTAATTATAATATTCCCGTTTTTCTTTTAGACAGAGATATTAAAGATTATACTCTTCCTGGAATATTTCTTGATAATTACATAGGTGCCTATAAAGTAGTTACAGAATTATTGAATAGGGGACATAGAGATATAGCTATTATTACTGGAGATCTTTCCTCTCTCAATGCAGAAGAAAGATTAAAAGGATATATAAATGCCCACCTTGATATGAATATTCCATATTCAAAAACTAATATTCATGAAGGAGATTTTTTATTTGAAAGTGGATATAAAGCTGGAAAAAAAATTTTGAATACTTCAGCTACAGCTGTATTTGCTTCTAATAACCTTATGCTTTTAGGATTTTTGAAAGCTATGAAAGCTGTTGATAAAGAAATGGAATTATCATGTTTTGAGGAAATTGAATATCTAGAGGTACTTGGAATAAACATTATCTCTTGTAAAATACCACTTGATATAATAGGAGAAAAAACATACTCTCTTTTTTTTACAGATAAAAATAAAAGAAAAAAAACATATATAGAACCTATTTTGATAAAAAATAGAAAGGAGTTTTAA